From a single Agrobacterium tumefaciens genomic region:
- a CDS encoding ArsR/SmtB family transcription factor translates to MVQFFHPAREDISLTAMLAALGDPARMGIVRKLWEVEAGQNCACAAPCPDMPRSTLSNHLRILREAGIIRTHKQGVENINVMRHDDLEARFPGLMRSIISFDRL, encoded by the coding sequence ATGGTTCAGTTTTTTCATCCCGCCCGCGAAGACATATCGCTCACCGCCATGCTGGCCGCACTCGGCGACCCCGCCCGCATGGGTATCGTTCGGAAATTGTGGGAAGTGGAAGCCGGGCAGAATTGCGCTTGTGCAGCACCCTGCCCGGATATGCCACGGTCCACGCTTTCCAACCACCTGCGTATCCTGCGCGAAGCAGGAATAATACGCACACACAAACAGGGCGTCGAGAATATCAACGTCATGCGCCACGATGATCTGGAAGCACGTTTTCCGGGGCTTATGCGGTCGATTATATCCTTCGACCGGCTGTAA
- a CDS encoding cupin domain-containing protein, with the protein MTNLLTFDVSVEAEHGAPAPERLIFGDPRFTTWNLEEAPGGIYAGIWQSTPGKWRVVYDEWEYFNILEGHSILTEDGGAPRHLKPGDRLVLQPGFTGTWEVVETTRKDYVIRL; encoded by the coding sequence ATGACGAACTTGCTGACATTTGATGTTTCGGTCGAAGCGGAGCATGGCGCGCCTGCGCCGGAACGGCTGATTTTCGGTGACCCCAGATTTACCACCTGGAATCTGGAGGAAGCGCCGGGCGGCATCTATGCGGGCATCTGGCAATCCACGCCCGGCAAATGGCGGGTGGTCTATGATGAATGGGAATATTTCAACATTCTTGAAGGCCATTCCATCCTGACGGAAGATGGTGGCGCGCCGCGCCACCTGAAGCCGGGCGACCGGCTCGTCCTGCAGCCCGGCTTTACAGGCACCTGGGAGGTCGTGGAAACGACAAGGAAGGATTACGTCATCCGGCTTTGA
- a CDS encoding SDR family NAD(P)-dependent oxidoreductase, with protein MSGIFNGQVVVVTGGSTGIGFSVAKLFLEGGAAAVYVTGRSSTNLDAAVARLGARAIGVVSDVAKLSELEQLKSRIEADGRTVDVLVANAGIAENNDLGATHEALYDRIFDINVKGVFYTVQTLLPVLRDGGSIVLTGSIVGNKGMEKLSAYNASKAAVRSFARSFANDLKARGIRVNTVSPGVTRTPIMENGLKMDDEKIAGFEAYLKDAAPIGRMADPDEIAEAVLFLASAKASYITGVELSVDGGLAQI; from the coding sequence ATGTCTGGAATATTCAACGGGCAGGTCGTCGTCGTCACAGGCGGATCGACGGGGATTGGTTTTTCGGTTGCGAAGCTGTTTTTGGAAGGTGGCGCCGCTGCTGTTTATGTAACTGGCCGTAGTTCGACCAATCTCGATGCCGCAGTCGCCAGACTTGGAGCGCGCGCAATCGGCGTCGTTTCCGATGTTGCGAAGCTGTCGGAACTCGAACAGCTCAAAAGCCGTATCGAAGCTGACGGGCGGACAGTGGATGTTCTGGTCGCCAATGCCGGCATTGCGGAAAACAACGATCTTGGCGCAACTCACGAAGCGCTCTATGACCGGATTTTCGACATTAACGTAAAGGGCGTGTTCTATACGGTGCAGACGTTGTTGCCGGTGCTACGGGACGGCGGTTCGATTGTGCTGACGGGCTCGATCGTCGGTAACAAGGGTATGGAAAAACTGAGCGCTTACAATGCTTCAAAGGCGGCGGTTCGCTCGTTCGCGCGCAGCTTTGCCAATGACCTGAAGGCGCGGGGAATCCGTGTCAATACGGTCAGCCCGGGTGTCACCCGCACGCCGATCATGGAAAATGGTCTTAAGATGGACGATGAAAAGATCGCCGGTTTCGAAGCCTATCTGAAGGACGCAGCGCCGATCGGCCGTATGGCCGACCCTGACGAAATTGCCGAAGCAGTACTGTTTTTGGCGTCAGCCAAGGCCAGCTATATCACCGGCGTGGAACTTTCCGTTGATGGTGGTTTGGCTCAAATCTAA